Proteins from a single region of Humidesulfovibrio mexicanus:
- the wtpA gene encoding tungstate ABC transporter substrate-binding protein WtpA: MRHACAITATTFCLTIALVVAAGGSALAASPSGKLIIFHAGSLSVPFAAMEKAFEAKYPGVDIQRESGGSTKLARLISEVGKPADIMASADFAVINKILIPKFASWNARFASNQMVLCYTDKSRFAKDISSKNWYEILQKKDVSWGHSDPNLDPCGYRALMVLQLAEKFHKKPGLNEALLANRPIKNVRPKSVELVSLLQAGHMDYAWEYMSVAVQHGLKYVTLDDHLNLGNFQMDPFYAQAKVKVTGKEPGTFMELTGDSITYGVTMLDTAPNKEAAQAFLAYLFSPDGGLKILKEMGQPPFIPVSINKEGIDKLPAALKPLVKVGN, encoded by the coding sequence ATGAGACATGCGTGCGCGATCACCGCAACAACATTTTGCTTGACCATCGCTTTGGTGGTGGCCGCAGGCGGTTCCGCCCTCGCCGCCTCCCCTTCCGGCAAGCTCATCATTTTCCACGCCGGGAGCCTCTCCGTGCCCTTTGCCGCCATGGAAAAGGCCTTTGAAGCGAAATACCCAGGCGTGGACATCCAGCGGGAGTCCGGCGGCTCCACCAAGCTTGCCCGCCTCATCTCCGAGGTCGGCAAGCCCGCAGACATCATGGCCTCCGCTGATTTTGCGGTCATCAACAAGATCCTGATCCCCAAGTTCGCCTCGTGGAACGCCCGCTTCGCCTCGAACCAGATGGTCCTTTGCTACACGGACAAGTCCCGCTTCGCCAAGGATATTTCCAGCAAGAACTGGTACGAGATACTGCAAAAAAAGGACGTGTCCTGGGGACACTCGGACCCCAACCTGGACCCGTGCGGCTATCGCGCGCTCATGGTCCTCCAGCTGGCCGAAAAATTTCACAAAAAGCCTGGGTTGAACGAGGCTCTGCTCGCCAACCGGCCCATCAAGAACGTACGCCCGAAGTCGGTCGAGCTCGTCTCGCTGCTCCAGGCCGGGCACATGGACTATGCCTGGGAGTACATGTCCGTGGCCGTGCAGCACGGGCTCAAGTACGTCACCCTGGACGACCATTTGAACCTGGGCAACTTCCAGATGGACCCGTTCTATGCGCAGGCCAAGGTCAAGGTGACCGGCAAGGAGCCGGGCACGTTCATGGAGCTCACGGGCGACTCCATCACCTATGGCGTCACCATGCTTGACACGGCACCGAACAAGGAGGCCGCCCAGGCGTTTCTGGCCTATCTCTTCTCCCCCGATGGCGGCCTCAAGATCTTGAAGGAAATGGGGCAGCCGCCCTTCATCCCGGTCAGCATCAACAAGGAAGGCATAGACAAGCTTCCCGCCGCGCTCAAGCCCCTCGTGAAGGTTGGCAACTAA
- a CDS encoding TonB-dependent receptor, protein MLTFSGGGRALARVGGALFVAFVVLAGGGVAVPSPAFAQAVQAAKASVRTYAIPAGPLDTALPLLGKQSGLRLSFDKSVTAGKTTRGLSGSHTPHDALTTLLSGTGLSFHVAENGVVVLGPAAASVETLPTLNVDATNTRPDVREVSTEVIQRTQAKTLAEVFVNEPSVVVSGGGRNAQRLYLRGIESSNLNITIDGARQGGNLHQHKSGLSTLDPELLKRVEVQTGPGADRGPGALGGAISMETVDAQDLLAPGKEVGATVRTGYASSDQSWSGGSTVYGMLSENSGLYAHFSATDKRDYKTGSGATAPNTAGEDLDYFAKYSLLDLDGHSLRVSAERKSDSGLYVWGSNGSDMGFSNTPPVYVFTTRESYTLDHRYAPGNPWIDMKMNVYYNADTVENRDGGSRYSSDGVGGALRNVMAFNIGPTSHRLTVGTDVTSEDLRSVASGVIHAHNGSKNLALFAQNKMNIGPLGVSFGGRIDDYDATYGANELSGSRGSTNFGLEYELVKGLTAFSNYGEAVRASGIIPAGWMSNITSATKLNITKPELSKQIDGGLRYRTEGLFLEDDHLRLEGSVFDTRMKNSITATGGPGGVIGSVYNAGPYSSKGWEAKAGWGMPEFETTLGYTHVSTKDEFGNPVSVIRRLAASTGDRLVWDNRWQALDTLSLGYTFTYVARLTDVSGQPERPGYSLHAIQSEWRPSWTPGLTLNLVVNNLLDTSYCDQTTIYSSTGVVEEPGRDIRLGVSYKF, encoded by the coding sequence GTGCTCACCTTTTCGGGAGGAGGCAGGGCGTTGGCGCGCGTGGGCGGTGCGCTGTTCGTCGCTTTCGTGGTGCTCGCCGGGGGGGGAGTTGCAGTCCCCTCCCCGGCTTTTGCCCAAGCCGTCCAGGCAGCCAAGGCGTCTGTTCGGACGTACGCCATTCCGGCGGGTCCTCTCGATACGGCTTTGCCGCTTTTGGGCAAGCAATCCGGATTGCGCCTGTCTTTCGACAAGAGTGTCACGGCAGGGAAAACCACCCGTGGTCTCTCTGGAAGCCACACGCCTCATGATGCCCTGACCACGTTGCTGTCCGGCACGGGCCTGTCGTTCCACGTTGCGGAGAATGGAGTTGTGGTGCTGGGGCCCGCCGCCGCAAGCGTCGAGACTCTGCCAACCCTCAACGTGGACGCGACGAACACGCGGCCTGACGTTCGCGAAGTATCGACTGAAGTCATTCAGCGCACACAGGCCAAGACCCTCGCGGAAGTATTCGTCAACGAACCCTCGGTGGTGGTCAGCGGCGGCGGTCGCAACGCGCAACGGCTCTATCTGCGCGGCATTGAGTCCTCGAACCTGAACATCACCATCGACGGTGCGCGTCAGGGGGGCAACCTGCACCAGCATAAGAGCGGGCTTTCCACTCTAGATCCGGAACTGCTGAAGCGTGTCGAGGTGCAGACCGGCCCCGGAGCGGACCGCGGCCCCGGAGCGCTTGGCGGCGCCATCAGCATGGAGACCGTGGACGCCCAGGATCTGCTCGCCCCTGGCAAGGAGGTGGGCGCAACCGTGCGGACCGGATACGCCAGCAGCGACCAGTCTTGGAGTGGCGGCAGCACTGTGTACGGGATGCTTAGCGAGAATTCCGGCCTCTATGCGCATTTCTCCGCAACGGACAAGAGGGACTACAAGACCGGCAGCGGAGCAACAGCTCCAAACACTGCAGGAGAAGATCTCGACTACTTCGCCAAGTACAGTCTGCTTGATCTTGACGGACATAGTTTACGTGTCAGCGCAGAGCGCAAAAGCGACTCAGGACTGTATGTCTGGGGCAGCAATGGTAGCGATATGGGCTTTTCAAATACTCCACCGGTGTATGTCTTCACGACGCGCGAGTCATATACTCTCGACCATCGTTACGCTCCGGGAAACCCCTGGATCGATATGAAAATGAACGTCTACTACAACGCCGACACAGTAGAAAACAGAGACGGCGGGAGCCGGTATTCAAGTGACGGCGTTGGTGGTGCGCTTCGTAACGTCATGGCCTTCAACATCGGCCCCACGTCACACCGCCTCACAGTGGGCACAGATGTCACTTCAGAAGACCTCAGGAGCGTGGCTTCCGGCGTTATACACGCCCACAACGGCTCAAAGAATCTCGCCCTGTTCGCACAAAACAAGATGAACATAGGGCCGCTCGGCGTGAGCTTTGGCGGACGCATCGACGATTATGACGCCACATATGGGGCTAACGAGCTCAGCGGCTCGCGCGGAAGCACGAACTTCGGCCTTGAATACGAACTGGTCAAGGGGCTCACGGCCTTTTCCAACTATGGCGAAGCCGTACGCGCCAGCGGCATCATCCCTGCTGGCTGGATGTCCAACATCACCTCCGCCACGAAACTCAACATCACCAAGCCGGAACTCTCTAAGCAGATCGACGGGGGCTTGCGCTACCGCACCGAGGGCCTGTTTCTCGAGGACGACCATCTTCGCCTTGAGGGCAGCGTGTTCGACACGCGCATGAAGAACAGCATCACTGCGACGGGCGGCCCCGGCGGGGTGATCGGCAGCGTCTACAATGCCGGGCCGTATTCCTCCAAGGGCTGGGAGGCCAAAGCGGGCTGGGGGATGCCCGAATTTGAGACCACTCTTGGCTACACGCATGTGAGCACCAAGGACGAATTCGGCAATCCGGTGTCCGTGATCCGCCGCCTGGCGGCCTCCACCGGTGACCGCCTTGTGTGGGACAACCGCTGGCAAGCCCTGGACACCCTGAGCCTGGGCTACACGTTCACCTACGTGGCCAGACTTACGGACGTGAGCGGCCAGCCGGAACGGCCGGGGTATAGCCTGCACGCCATCCAGTCCGAATGGAGGCCTTCGTGGACTCCTGGCCTGACCCTCAACCTCGTGGTCAACAACCTCCTCGACACCAGCTACTGCGACCAGACCACCATCTACAGCTCCACCGGCGTGGTGGAAGAACCGGGACGCGATATCCGCCTTGGCGTCTCGTACAAGTTCTAG
- a CDS encoding protoporphyrinogen/coproporphyrinogen oxidase, whose translation MRVDYAIIGAGPTGLGAARRLKELGCESFVVLEKNPYAGGLSASFTDAMGYTWDIGGHVTFSHYGYFDRLLDELLGQEQLRHQRKAWVRSCGAWVPYPFQNNIRHLPKEARWECVRGLLPGNRPEKTPENFREWIHCVFGEGIAKTFLWPYNFKVWAIDPARMNSTWVGERVSVVGLESVLKNIILELDEHGWGPNNTFAFPARGGTGELFRRMAAPLAAHIRYGCGAAKIDAAKKTLATAAGDEISYGALLNTAPLDLLVANQLVGAPDALVDAAGRLKHNGVYVAGVGARGRARFQGGPDDRCWMYFPDDDCPFYRATNFHNYSPANVPESDPGRAALMCETSFSAHKPEELSGLMDRTIKGLDSVGLLAKNAEVESRFELTVDYGYPVPCLERDLALRVLHPWLERQAIFSRGRFGGWKYEVGNMDHSVMQGVEWAERMITKEPEKTYQWN comes from the coding sequence ATGCGGGTCGACTACGCCATCATCGGGGCCGGGCCAACGGGCCTGGGCGCTGCGCGGCGCTTGAAGGAACTGGGCTGCGAGTCCTTCGTGGTGCTGGAGAAGAACCCTTACGCGGGCGGGCTTTCCGCCAGCTTCACCGATGCAATGGGCTACACCTGGGACATCGGCGGCCATGTCACCTTCTCCCACTATGGGTACTTCGACCGTCTGCTGGACGAGTTGCTGGGCCAGGAGCAGTTGCGCCACCAGCGCAAGGCCTGGGTGCGCTCTTGCGGGGCCTGGGTGCCCTACCCGTTCCAGAACAACATCCGCCACCTGCCCAAGGAGGCGCGGTGGGAGTGCGTGCGCGGCTTGCTGCCCGGCAACCGGCCGGAAAAGACCCCGGAGAACTTCCGCGAGTGGATCCACTGCGTCTTTGGCGAGGGCATCGCCAAAACGTTCCTCTGGCCTTACAACTTCAAGGTCTGGGCCATAGACCCCGCGCGCATGAACAGCACCTGGGTGGGCGAGCGCGTAAGCGTGGTGGGGCTCGAATCCGTGCTCAAGAACATCATCCTGGAGCTGGACGAGCACGGCTGGGGGCCGAACAACACCTTCGCCTTTCCGGCGCGCGGCGGCACGGGCGAGCTGTTCCGCCGCATGGCCGCGCCCCTGGCCGCGCACATCCGCTACGGCTGCGGCGCGGCGAAAATCGACGCCGCCAAAAAGACGCTCGCCACAGCGGCTGGCGACGAGATTTCCTATGGCGCGCTGCTCAATACCGCTCCGCTGGACCTGCTGGTTGCGAACCAGTTGGTCGGCGCGCCGGACGCCTTGGTGGACGCGGCGGGGCGCCTCAAGCACAACGGGGTGTATGTGGCGGGCGTGGGCGCGCGGGGCCGGGCGCGCTTCCAGGGCGGCCCGGACGACCGCTGCTGGATGTACTTTCCGGACGACGACTGCCCCTTCTACCGCGCCACCAACTTCCACAACTACTCGCCCGCCAACGTGCCGGAAAGCGACCCCGGCCGCGCGGCCCTCATGTGCGAGACCAGTTTTTCCGCGCACAAGCCCGAGGAACTCTCAGGGCTCATGGACCGCACCATAAAGGGGCTGGACAGCGTGGGGCTTCTGGCGAAGAATGCGGAGGTGGAGAGCCGCTTCGAACTCACCGTGGACTATGGCTACCCCGTGCCCTGCCTTGAGCGCGACCTGGCCCTGCGCGTCCTGCATCCCTGGCTGGAGCGGCAGGCCATTTTCTCGCGCGGCCGCTTCGGCGGCTGGAAGTACGAGGTGGGCAACATGGACCACAGCGTCATGCAGGGCGTGGAGTGGGCCGAGCGCATGATCACCAAAGAACCGGAGAAGACCTACCAGTGGAACTGA
- a CDS encoding PstS family phosphate ABC transporter substrate-binding protein produces MKRFSLALAALLVLGLAATSMAADIAVKGSTTVQPIMQKAVEAFMAHNKGIAISISASGSGDGAKALIDGSTPLAMLSREMKASEIKLAQEKGVNPKQIVVAYDCITPVVNSANGVKNLTMAQLKDIYTGKVTNWKEVGGADMAISVVSRDSSSGTFEFWNEHVLKKERVYARAQMQASNGAVAQVVGKQKGAIGYVGLAYAHAPGLKALTVESVAGSVENTLNGTYPVSRGLYLYTNGEPSGDVAKLVNFILSDAGQKIVASVDYVPVKGSAAKKGKK; encoded by the coding sequence ATGAAACGCTTTAGCCTCGCGCTCGCCGCCCTGCTCGTTCTGGGCCTGGCCGCCACCTCGATGGCCGCCGACATCGCCGTCAAGGGCTCCACCACTGTTCAGCCCATCATGCAGAAGGCCGTGGAAGCCTTCATGGCCCATAACAAGGGCATCGCGATCTCCATTTCCGCCTCCGGCTCCGGCGATGGCGCCAAGGCCCTCATCGACGGCAGCACCCCGCTGGCCATGCTGAGCCGCGAGATGAAGGCCTCCGAAATCAAGCTGGCCCAGGAGAAGGGCGTCAATCCCAAGCAGATCGTGGTGGCCTACGACTGCATCACCCCGGTGGTGAACAGCGCCAACGGCGTCAAGAACCTCACCATGGCCCAGCTGAAGGACATCTACACCGGCAAGGTGACCAACTGGAAGGAAGTGGGTGGCGCTGACATGGCCATCAGCGTGGTCTCCCGCGACTCGTCCTCCGGCACCTTCGAATTCTGGAACGAGCATGTGCTGAAAAAGGAGCGCGTGTACGCCCGCGCCCAGATGCAGGCCTCCAACGGCGCCGTGGCCCAGGTCGTGGGCAAGCAGAAGGGCGCCATCGGCTACGTGGGCCTTGCCTACGCGCACGCCCCCGGCCTCAAGGCCCTCACCGTGGAAAGCGTGGCCGGCAGCGTGGAGAACACCCTGAACGGCACCTACCCGGTTTCCCGCGGCCTGTACCTGTACACCAACGGCGAGCCCAGCGGCGACGTGGCCAAGCTCGTGAACTTCATTCTCTCCGACGCCGGCCAGAAGATCGTGGCCAGCGTGGACTACGTGCCCGTCAAGGGCTCCGCCGCAAAGAAGGGCAAGAAGTAG
- a CDS encoding SAM-dependent methyltransferase: MQRKRSRFTFLAMTMAALIAFAAVSAWASAPAKGELFLVGLGAGDPDNMTLRAHKTIAKASVIFAMKGTAEKYAEYLKGKDVHDAGHGMFGGPTRGGKNPAELEAQREKTRRIIREAVAAGKTVAVLDNGDPMIFGPQTCYLREFADLNPTVVPGLSSFNAANAALRTGVTNGKASHSVVLTAARGGRGGGGGDSLAKLAESQSTMVFFTMGLDLPEVVRQLKQSYPGDTPIAIVSNAGTAGKEAVLKSTLDEIVAKLGNAPLPFEHLIYVGDFLK, from the coding sequence ATGCAACGCAAACGCTCCCGGTTCACCTTCCTCGCAATGACCATGGCTGCGCTTATCGCTTTCGCGGCCGTGTCGGCCTGGGCTTCTGCCCCGGCCAAAGGCGAGTTGTTCCTTGTCGGGCTTGGCGCGGGCGACCCCGACAACATGACCCTGCGTGCGCACAAGACGATAGCGAAAGCGAGCGTCATTTTCGCCATGAAGGGGACAGCGGAAAAGTACGCCGAATACCTGAAGGGCAAAGACGTGCACGACGCCGGGCACGGCATGTTCGGCGGCCCAACGCGCGGCGGCAAGAATCCGGCCGAGTTGGAAGCCCAGCGCGAAAAGACCCGCCGCATCATTCGTGAGGCCGTGGCCGCAGGCAAAACCGTGGCCGTGCTGGATAACGGCGACCCCATGATTTTTGGCCCACAGACCTGCTATCTGCGGGAGTTCGCGGACCTGAATCCGACTGTCGTGCCGGGACTTTCGAGCTTCAATGCGGCGAACGCGGCGCTCCGTACGGGCGTTACCAATGGCAAGGCCAGCCACTCCGTGGTGCTTACCGCCGCCAGGGGCGGTAGGGGCGGCGGCGGCGGCGACAGCCTGGCGAAGCTCGCGGAGTCCCAGTCAACCATGGTGTTCTTCACCATGGGTCTGGACCTGCCCGAGGTGGTGCGCCAGCTGAAGCAGAGCTACCCCGGCGACACCCCCATCGCCATTGTCTCCAACGCGGGAACGGCTGGAAAGGAGGCTGTGCTCAAATCCACACTGGATGAAATCGTCGCGAAACTGGGGAACGCTCCCTTGCCCTTCGAGCATTTGATCTATGTCGGGGACTTTCTGAAATGA
- a CDS encoding ABC transporter ATP-binding protein, with protein MIHIQDVCVELPGFCVQDVNLHIQPGEFFTLIGPTGSGKTVLLENLAGLVPATRGRIRISGRDVTALPPEKRAVSLVYQDHSLFPHLTVLENVAYGQRYQDIDAETGRKEAFQLLDRLGLVQHAHRKPLTLSGGEKQRVSIARALACHPKLLLLDEPLSALDPQFKAGLRQELKALHRDTGLTVLMVTHDFLDAFTLADRAGVMHNGRLEQVGTVKEIFRRPATPFVAEFVGMAKILFATFQENQSLFTEQAAS; from the coding sequence GTGATCCATATTCAAGACGTGTGCGTTGAGCTGCCCGGCTTTTGCGTGCAGGACGTGAATCTGCATATCCAGCCCGGGGAGTTCTTCACCCTCATCGGCCCCACCGGCTCCGGCAAGACAGTGCTCCTGGAGAACCTGGCCGGGCTTGTCCCGGCGACGCGTGGCCGAATCCGCATCAGTGGGCGGGACGTGACCGCCCTGCCGCCGGAGAAGCGCGCGGTGAGCCTGGTCTATCAGGACCATTCCCTGTTCCCGCACCTCACGGTGCTGGAGAACGTGGCTTACGGGCAGCGCTATCAAGACATCGACGCTGAAACAGGCAGAAAGGAAGCCTTCCAGCTGCTGGACAGGCTCGGGCTGGTCCAGCATGCCCACCGCAAGCCGCTCACACTCTCCGGCGGGGAAAAGCAGCGGGTTTCCATCGCCCGGGCGCTGGCCTGCCACCCGAAGCTGCTTTTGCTGGACGAGCCCCTGTCCGCGCTGGACCCGCAATTCAAGGCCGGCCTCCGGCAGGAGCTCAAGGCCCTGCATCGCGACACCGGGCTCACTGTGCTCATGGTCACCCACGACTTCCTGGACGCGTTCACCTTGGCGGACCGGGCGGGCGTCATGCACAATGGAAGGCTGGAGCAGGTGGGCACGGTGAAGGAGATCTTCCGTCGGCCCGCAACGCCCTTTGTCGCAGAATTCGTGGGCATGGCAAAAATATTGTTCGCCACCTTCCAGGAAAACCAAAGCCTGTTCACGGAACAGGCGGCGTCCTGA
- the era gene encoding GTPase Era has product MSTHRFGHAALMGPPNAGKSTLMNHILGQKLAIVSPKPQTTRNAISGIHTTPDTQIVFLDTPGVHRMAGRMNRLLLEAAWGALHQADCVVLILDLALYAKKPQLFDREIRPLTDPVARVGRPVFIAANKVDQIRPKEKMLPLLLRIGQAFPQAEIFPVSAQTGDGVPELLAAITKTLPEGPAQYPEDQLSTASVRFLAAETIREKLFLELEEELPYNTLVEIELWEEPETGPVRINACIHVARSSHKGMVIGKGGQMLKKIGSAARLELEIMLERPVHLELWVKVREDWTEDPAFLREMGLGE; this is encoded by the coding sequence ATGAGCACCCATCGATTCGGACACGCGGCCCTCATGGGCCCGCCCAATGCGGGCAAAAGCACCCTCATGAACCATATTCTGGGGCAGAAGCTGGCCATCGTCTCCCCCAAGCCGCAAACCACCCGCAACGCCATCAGCGGCATCCACACCACGCCAGACACCCAGATCGTGTTTCTGGACACCCCGGGCGTGCACCGCATGGCAGGGCGCATGAACCGCCTGCTGCTGGAGGCCGCCTGGGGCGCGCTGCACCAGGCCGACTGCGTGGTGCTCATCCTGGACCTCGCCCTCTACGCCAAGAAGCCGCAGCTTTTCGACCGCGAGATCCGCCCCCTCACCGATCCCGTGGCCCGCGTGGGCCGCCCCGTGTTCATCGCCGCCAACAAGGTGGACCAGATACGGCCCAAGGAAAAAATGCTGCCCCTGCTCCTGCGCATCGGCCAGGCCTTTCCCCAGGCTGAAATTTTTCCTGTTTCGGCCCAGACCGGCGACGGCGTTCCCGAACTGCTGGCCGCCATCACCAAGACCCTGCCAGAAGGTCCGGCCCAGTACCCGGAAGACCAGCTCTCCACGGCCTCCGTGCGCTTCCTCGCCGCGGAGACCATTCGCGAAAAGCTCTTCCTCGAACTCGAAGAAGAGCTGCCGTACAATACCCTGGTGGAAATTGAGCTCTGGGAGGAGCCCGAAACCGGCCCCGTGCGCATCAACGCCTGCATCCACGTGGCGCGCAGCAGCCACAAGGGCATGGTCATCGGCAAGGGCGGGCAGATGCTCAAGAAGATCGGCTCCGCCGCGCGGCTGGAGCTGGAAATCATGCTCGAACGCCCCGTGCACCTTGAACTGTGGGTCAAGGTGCGCGAGGACTGGACCGAAGACCCCGCCTTCCTGCGCGAAATGGGCCTGGGCGAATAG
- a CDS encoding M24 family metallopeptidase, whose translation MELTDPAVFAARRERLRARMAEADIPALLVTHAANRYYLSGFELFDSQCNESVGWLAILKDGRDLLMTDARFTDAAKRLWPQEDTLIYGAGKHKAMAEVLHGRGVRALAYDPKAVTVFDYDALREHFELAPASGLVEELRRVKEPAEIELLRAACGLNHRIMRALPDAMAPGMSEAEVAWIIERMFREAGAEGLSFPSIVGVDQNAALPHAIPGEAKVPREGLVLVDIGCRLAAYCSDQTRTFWVGRDPGERFQETKRLVMTAQKAGMAAVRPGAPIASAYHAARRVFEDAGCAHQFTHSLGHGIGLETHEGPSLGPNAEGAFVPGMVVTVEPGLYDPAWGGVRWEYMVVVTPDGCVPL comes from the coding sequence GTGGAACTGACCGATCCCGCCGTTTTCGCCGCCCGGCGCGAGCGCCTGCGCGCCCGCATGGCCGAGGCGGACATCCCCGCGCTGCTTGTCACCCACGCCGCCAACCGCTACTACCTTTCGGGCTTCGAGCTCTTCGACTCCCAGTGCAACGAGTCCGTGGGCTGGCTGGCCATCCTGAAGGACGGCCGCGACCTGCTCATGACCGATGCGCGCTTCACCGACGCGGCCAAGCGTCTGTGGCCCCAGGAGGACACCCTCATCTACGGCGCGGGCAAGCACAAGGCCATGGCCGAGGTGCTGCACGGCCGGGGCGTGCGCGCCCTGGCCTACGACCCCAAGGCCGTCACTGTTTTCGACTACGACGCCTTGCGCGAGCATTTCGAGCTTGCGCCCGCAAGCGGCCTGGTGGAGGAGCTGCGCCGCGTGAAGGAGCCCGCCGAGATCGAGCTGCTGCGCGCGGCCTGCGGCCTGAACCACCGCATCATGCGCGCCCTGCCCGATGCCATGGCCCCCGGCATGAGCGAGGCCGAGGTGGCCTGGATCATCGAACGCATGTTCCGCGAGGCCGGGGCCGAGGGGCTTTCCTTTCCCTCCATCGTGGGCGTGGACCAGAACGCCGCGCTGCCCCACGCCATCCCCGGCGAGGCCAAGGTTCCGCGCGAGGGCTTGGTGCTTGTGGACATCGGCTGCCGCCTGGCCGCCTACTGTTCGGACCAGACCCGCACCTTCTGGGTGGGCCGCGACCCCGGCGAACGCTTCCAGGAAACCAAGCGCCTGGTCATGACCGCGCAGAAGGCGGGCATGGCCGCCGTGCGGCCCGGAGCGCCCATCGCCAGCGCCTATCACGCCGCGCGCAGGGTCTTCGAGGACGCGGGCTGCGCGCACCAGTTCACGCATTCCCTGGGCCACGGCATCGGGCTTGAGACCCACGAAGGGCCCAGCCTCGGCCCCAACGCGGAAGGCGCGTTCGTCCCCGGCATGGTCGTCACCGTGGAGCCCGGCCTCTACGACCCCGCCTGGGGCGGCGTGCGCTGGGAATATATGGTCGTCGTCACCCCGGACGGCTGCGTCCCACTGTAA
- a CDS encoding ABC transporter permease: MKRRGPAVLGGLSASVFRFWFVSSLVLVLLYITSPLVSTIAAPTWEGFTKTLADPEVLQSVWLSLSTAGMAAGLALFFGTPLAYVLARYDFPGKRFVESLIDLPIMIPHPVVGISLLTLTGRDTWFGGVIADLGVEIMGTTTGIVAVLLFVGLPFYVNTVKAGIESVPPRLENVSRSLGAGWAQTFFRITLPLSWRHMLVGMIMCIARAISEFGAIIIVAYHPMTAPVLMYERFTAYGLAWSQPVAVLLILASMLLFFLLRLFSLPKGSLS, translated from the coding sequence ATGAAACGGAGAGGCCCTGCGGTCCTCGGGGGCCTCTCCGCATCCGTTTTCCGGTTCTGGTTCGTCAGTTCCCTCGTCCTGGTGCTGCTCTACATCACCTCGCCCCTGGTCAGCACCATCGCCGCGCCCACCTGGGAGGGCTTCACCAAGACGCTGGCGGACCCGGAAGTGCTGCAATCGGTCTGGCTGTCCCTGTCCACGGCGGGCATGGCCGCCGGCTTGGCGCTGTTTTTCGGCACGCCCCTGGCCTATGTCCTGGCCCGCTATGATTTTCCCGGCAAGAGGTTCGTGGAGAGCCTCATCGACCTGCCCATCATGATCCCCCACCCGGTGGTGGGCATCTCCCTGTTGACCCTGACAGGACGCGACACTTGGTTCGGCGGCGTCATCGCCGACCTTGGCGTGGAGATCATGGGCACCACGACGGGAATTGTCGCGGTGCTGCTCTTTGTGGGCCTGCCCTTCTACGTGAACACGGTGAAGGCCGGCATCGAGTCCGTGCCGCCCCGGCTGGAAAACGTCTCACGCTCCCTTGGCGCGGGCTGGGCCCAGACCTTTTTCCGCATCACCCTGCCCCTGTCCTGGCGGCATATGCTGGTCGGCATGATCATGTGCATCGCCCGGGCCATCAGCGAGTTCGGCGCCATCATCATCGTGGCCTATCACCCCATGACCGCGCCGGTGCTCATGTATGAACGCTTCACGGCGTACGGGCTCGCCTGGTCGCAGCCCGTGGCCGTGCTCCTGATTCTTGCGAGCATGCTGTTGTTTTTCTTGTTGCGCCTGTTCTCGCTGCCCAAGGGGAGCCTCTCGTGA
- a CDS encoding AAA-type ATPase lid domain-containing protein — MFRKMVTNDCLAFVRVETRLQWMAFAGPPEAERYVAPPLRRAHGPKPHRRTKRPGPKTRGACDLPPLRERKEDIPGLVEYFLGQLYPEKPPYNISPRAAERMLAYHWPGNVRELRNVLERAIILSENRLITVQCLPQDIAKNSEGTENGSPFPTIAQSEKRLILRALDHLDGNRTLAARMLGIGRKTLYRKLLEYGIPG; from the coding sequence ATGTTTCGGAAAATGGTGACGAACGATTGTTTGGCCTTCGTTCGAGTGGAGACACGGCTTCAGTGGATGGCCTTCGCTGGCCCCCCTGAGGCCGAACGATACGTCGCTCCCCCTCTTCGGCGCGCGCATGGCCCGAAACCGCATAGGCGAACCAAACGCCCAGGTCCTAAAACCAGGGGCGCTTGTGACCTCCCCCCACTTCGCGAGCGCAAGGAGGACATTCCCGGCCTGGTGGAGTACTTTCTGGGGCAGCTGTACCCCGAAAAGCCGCCCTACAACATCTCGCCCCGCGCGGCGGAGCGCATGCTGGCCTATCATTGGCCGGGCAACGTGCGCGAACTGCGCAACGTCCTCGAACGGGCCATCATCCTGTCGGAGAACCGCCTCATCACCGTGCAATGCCTGCCCCAAGACATCGCCAAAAACAGCGAAGGCACGGAGAACGGCAGCCCGTTCCCCACCATCGCCCAGAGCGAGAAGCGGCTCATCCTGCGGGCGCTCGACCATCTGGACGGCAACCGCACCCTGGCGGCCAGGATGCTCGGCATCGGCCGCAAGACCCTGTACCGCAAGCTCCTCGAATACGGCATTCCAGGCTGA